A genomic window from Calonectris borealis chromosome 26, bCalBor7.hap1.2, whole genome shotgun sequence includes:
- the RABIF gene encoding guanine nucleotide exchange factor MSS4, with the protein MAAACAEMDPAAAPPPPSPPPAAAPASAELVCAQGRNLKAVLCQRCGSRVLLPGAATFARRELLLPAMRKKAAAAAGGGGGDVVREHWLVRDMFSFENVGFTRDVGNVKFLVCADCEAGPIGWHCLDDKDSFYVALERVAHE; encoded by the exons atggcggcggcctGCGCCGAGATGGACCCGGCGGCggcgcctcctcctccttctcctcctcccgccgccgcacCGGCCTCGGCCGAGCTGGTGTGCGCGCAGGGCCGGAACCTGAAGGCGGTGCTGTGCCAGCGCTGCGGGTCCCGGGTGCTGCTGCCCGGCGCCGCCACCTTCGCCCGCCGTGAG ctcctcctgcccgccATGAGGAAGAaggcagcggcggccgcgggcggcggcggcggggacgtggtGCGGGAGCACTGGCTGGTGCGCGACATGTTCTCCTTCGAGAACGTGGGCTTCACCCGCGACGTGGGCAACGTCAAGTTCCTGGTGTGCGCTGACTGCGAGGCGGGGCCCATCGGCTGGCACTGCCTCGACGACAAGGACAGCTTCTACGTGGCGCTGGAGCGTGTGGCCCACGAGTGA